From a single Clostridium isatidis genomic region:
- the rsmB gene encoding 16S rRNA (cytosine(967)-C(5))-methyltransferase RsmB, with product MNSRKIARQIVQRVLEEGAYSNLILSNEFNNNEISDKDKGLITEIVYGTLRRKGTLDVIISNFVKDIKLINNTTLNILRIAIYQLYFLDKIPEYAICNEAVEDAKTVSEEDSKLVNAILRNYIKDEKEIVVPGNRINELAYKFSFQPWMIRLFIKQYGEERTMRIMAGLNETPKVTVRVNELKADYEEVYGKLEELGYNIEEGYACPEAISIKGGKGIENNELFQQGYITVQDESAMLVAPLLDLKEGDTVLDLCAAPGGKTTHIGELLNNTGRVLAFDLHENKLSLIIDNAERLGLNNIEAYQMDAAKLNTDYISFADKVLIDVPCSGLGIIRKKPEIKWNKTRQQLKDLVQIQRDIMENAWQYLKPEGILIYSTCTLNKEENEENIEWFLSKYKDAEIEKIFIGKNNNFLYSKEGCLTILPNESMDGFFIAKLKKKK from the coding sequence ATGAACAGTAGAAAAATTGCAAGACAAATTGTGCAAAGAGTCTTAGAAGAAGGAGCGTATTCAAATTTAATTCTATCTAATGAATTTAATAACAATGAAATAAGTGATAAAGACAAAGGACTTATAACTGAAATAGTTTATGGTACATTACGAAGAAAAGGGACATTAGATGTAATAATAAGTAATTTTGTTAAGGATATAAAATTAATTAATAATACTACTTTAAATATATTGAGAATTGCAATATATCAATTATACTTTTTAGATAAAATACCGGAATATGCAATTTGTAATGAAGCTGTGGAAGATGCAAAAACTGTTTCTGAAGAAGATTCCAAATTAGTAAATGCAATATTAAGAAATTATATAAAAGACGAGAAGGAAATAGTAGTTCCAGGCAATAGAATTAATGAGTTAGCTTATAAGTTTTCTTTTCAACCTTGGATGATAAGACTTTTTATTAAACAATATGGTGAAGAAAGAACCATGAGGATAATGGCTGGCTTAAATGAAACCCCAAAGGTTACAGTAAGAGTAAATGAATTAAAAGCAGACTATGAAGAAGTTTATGGAAAATTAGAAGAATTAGGTTATAACATAGAAGAAGGGTATGCCTGCCCGGAAGCTATTTCAATAAAAGGTGGAAAGGGCATTGAAAATAATGAATTATTTCAACAGGGTTATATTACAGTCCAAGATGAAAGTGCAATGTTAGTAGCTCCTTTACTTGATTTAAAAGAAGGAGATACAGTACTAGATTTATGTGCAGCACCTGGTGGAAAAACTACCCACATTGGAGAATTATTAAATAATACTGGTAGAGTTTTAGCCTTTGATTTACATGAAAATAAGTTGTCTCTTATAATAGATAATGCAGAAAGATTAGGATTAAATAATATAGAAGCTTATCAAATGGATGCTGCTAAATTAAATACTGACTATATTAGTTTTGCTGATAAAGTATTAATTGACGTACCTTGTTCAGGTCTTGGAATTATAAGAAAGAAACCAGAAATTAAATGGAATAAAACAAGACAGCAGTTAAAAGACCTTGTTCAAATTCAAAGAGATATAATGGAAAATGCATGGCAATATTTAAAACCAGAGGGAATCCTTATATATTCTACATGTACTTTAAATAAAGAAGAAAATGAAGAAAATATTGAATGGTTTTTATCTAAATATAAGGATGCAGAAATAGAAAAAATATTTATTGGGAAAAATAATAACTTTTTATATAGCAAAGAAGGATGTTTAACTATATTACCAAATGAATCAATGGATGGTTTCTTTATCGCAAAATTAAAGAAGAAAAAATAG
- the fmt gene encoding methionyl-tRNA formyltransferase, which translates to MKIVFMGTPEFAVPTLKKLISAYGVESVFTQPDKPKGRGKKMSFSPVKEVALENNIKIFQPVKLKQDVEAIEYLKSLKPDFIIVVAYGQILTKEVLDIPKYGCINLHASLLPKFRGAAPINWSIIKGERVSGNTTMLMDVGLDTGDMLLKDEVEITENMTAGELHDILKDRGADLVVKTIEGLLNNSIKAIKQPEETNFYAKMLNKEIGKIEWNNSAKDIHNLIRGLNPWPIAHTTYKEQNMKIFESVLLNEHSSKEPGTIIDVSKAGIKVATSDGILLIKKIQFPNGKPLTIEQYINGNKIETNEKLV; encoded by the coding sequence ATGAAGATAGTATTTATGGGTACACCTGAATTTGCTGTACCAACTTTAAAAAAACTAATATCTGCCTATGGTGTTGAAAGTGTATTTACTCAGCCAGATAAACCAAAGGGAAGAGGAAAAAAGATGTCCTTTTCTCCAGTTAAAGAAGTTGCCCTTGAAAATAATATTAAAATTTTTCAACCAGTTAAGCTTAAGCAAGATGTGGAAGCAATTGAATATTTAAAAAGTTTAAAGCCAGACTTTATAATAGTAGTAGCTTATGGTCAAATATTGACAAAAGAAGTATTAGATATACCTAAATATGGATGTATAAATTTACATGCCTCATTGCTTCCAAAATTTAGAGGAGCAGCGCCGATTAACTGGTCAATAATTAAGGGTGAGAGAGTTTCAGGAAATACAACAATGTTAATGGATGTTGGTTTAGATACAGGAGATATGCTTTTAAAGGATGAAGTAGAAATAACAGAAAATATGACTGCTGGGGAGCTTCATGATATTTTAAAAGATAGAGGAGCTGACCTTGTTGTTAAGACGATAGAAGGATTATTAAATAATAGCATAAAAGCTATTAAACAGCCTGAGGAAACAAATTTTTATGCGAAAATGTTAAATAAAGAAATAGGAAAAATTGAATGGAATAATTCTGCTAAAGATATTCATAATTTAATTAGAGGACTTAATCCATGGCCAATTGCTCATACAACCTATAAAGAGCAAAACATGAAGATTTTTGAAAGTGTTTTACTAAATGAGCATTCTAGTAAAGAACCTGGTACAATAATAGATGTTTCTAAAGCTGGTATTAAAGTGGCTACATCAGATGGGATACTATTAATAAAGAAAATACAATTTCCAAACGGAAAGCCATTAACAATTGAGCAATATATAAATGGTAATAAAATTGAAACAAACGAAAAGCTAGTTTAA
- the def gene encoding peptide deformylase, protein MAIRNIRINGDEVLRKKCKPVKEITNRTLKLIQDMADTMYEADGVGLAAPQVGILQRIFVIDVYDDNGLRVFINPEILEVSGSQLGPEGCLSIPNEEAEVERPNYVKVKALNEKGEEFVLEATELLARAILHENDHLDGKLYIDYLK, encoded by the coding sequence ATGGCTATTAGAAATATTAGAATAAATGGAGACGAAGTATTAAGAAAAAAATGTAAGCCTGTAAAGGAAATTACAAATAGAACATTAAAATTAATTCAAGATATGGCTGATACAATGTATGAAGCTGATGGGGTAGGCTTAGCGGCACCTCAGGTTGGTATTCTTCAAAGGATATTTGTTATAGATGTTTATGATGATAATGGATTAAGGGTATTTATTAACCCAGAAATATTAGAAGTTTCTGGCTCTCAATTAGGACCAGAGGGGTGTCTTAGTATCCCTAATGAAGAAGCTGAAGTTGAAAGACCAAACTATGTAAAAGTCAAAGCATTAAATGAAAAAGGAGAAGAGTTTGTTTTAGAAGCTACAGAATTATTAGCAAGAGCAATTCTTCATGAAAATGATCATTTAGATGGAAAGTTATATATTGATTATTTAAAATAG
- the priA gene encoding primosomal protein N', which yields MKLYAEVIINSDALDIDKPFTYEITEEFIGLVKVGQWIKVPFGTRTSVDGFIIKLIEREEIKEFQIKKIKKIEILDPILTEDDLKIVNYLKDNYLCKYIDAIRLFIPQGILKGIKNKHKMIITINREKYDVNIYERYKDVISIIEKNDGKFTKSELVRNFSLSLYKINKLIKEKYLKVEEETVYRYNIKEYNTYSEKFLNLEQQNAIKTIRESKNRVFLLKGVTGSGKTEVYMNAVSDALKTGKSAIILVPEISLTPQMIERFKGRFGKEVAVFHSKLSDGERYDEWYRVKEGKARLIIGARSALFLPAKNLGIIILDEEHENTYKSEQNPKYHAREVAEFISQIRDCKVILGSATPAIETYYRALSGEIELIELKNRVYNKAMPKMEIIDMREELNSGNISMFSRKLMHEIKEKLRKKEQIILFLNRRGFSTFVSCRSCGYVFKCPNCEISLTYHKNGLLNCHYCGYTKRQEKLCPKCKSKYVKHFGAGTERVEEEIKKYFANAKILRMDVDTTRNKNSHEYIYNAFKKGEADILIGTQMVSKGLDFNNVTLVGILAADMSLNIPDYRSSEKTYQLITQVSGRAGRGDKEGKVIVQTYNPEHYSIEYAKKYDYEGFYKEEFTMRGLMNYPPFAKILLVNVSSKNEKILIDFMKKLKVELFKITEKYLNIEMLGPVPCIILKIKENYRWQILLKGDLSLEFCNKIKDRVYQLNKNVYNDIKISLDVNPNSLS from the coding sequence TTGAAATTATATGCAGAAGTTATTATAAATAGTGATGCTTTAGATATAGATAAACCTTTTACTTATGAAATCACAGAGGAGTTTATTGGATTGGTAAAGGTTGGTCAATGGATAAAGGTTCCTTTTGGCACCAGAACTTCAGTTGATGGTTTTATAATAAAATTAATAGAACGAGAAGAAATAAAGGAATTTCAGATAAAGAAAATTAAAAAAATTGAAATACTTGACCCAATTTTAACAGAAGATGATTTGAAAATAGTAAATTATTTAAAAGATAATTATTTATGTAAATATATAGATGCAATAAGATTATTTATTCCTCAAGGAATATTAAAAGGAATAAAAAATAAACATAAAATGATTATCACAATAAATAGAGAAAAATATGATGTTAATATATATGAAAGATATAAAGATGTTATATCTATTATAGAAAAAAATGATGGGAAATTTACTAAAAGTGAACTGGTAAGAAATTTTTCTTTATCTTTATATAAAATCAATAAATTAATTAAAGAGAAATATTTAAAGGTTGAGGAAGAAACAGTATATAGATATAACATAAAGGAATATAATACTTACAGTGAAAAGTTTTTAAACCTAGAACAGCAAAATGCTATAAAAACTATTAGAGAATCAAAGAATAGAGTTTTTTTATTAAAGGGGGTAACAGGTTCAGGAAAAACGGAAGTTTATATGAATGCTGTAAGTGACGCACTAAAGACTGGAAAGTCAGCAATTATTTTAGTACCAGAAATCTCTTTAACTCCTCAAATGATAGAAAGGTTTAAAGGTAGATTTGGTAAGGAAGTTGCTGTCTTTCATAGTAAACTTTCGGATGGAGAAAGATATGATGAATGGTATAGGGTGAAGGAAGGAAAAGCAAGGTTAATAATAGGAGCAAGAAGCGCCTTGTTTTTACCAGCTAAAAATTTGGGGATAATAATTTTAGATGAGGAGCATGAAAATACATATAAATCAGAACAAAATCCTAAATATCATGCAAGAGAAGTGGCAGAATTTATATCCCAAATAAGAGATTGTAAAGTTATTTTAGGCTCAGCAACTCCAGCAATTGAAACTTATTATAGGGCTTTATCAGGTGAAATAGAATTAATTGAGTTAAAAAATAGGGTGTACAATAAAGCAATGCCTAAAATGGAAATAATAGATATGAGAGAAGAACTAAATAGTGGAAATATATCCATGTTTAGCAGAAAATTGATGCATGAAATTAAGGAAAAATTAAGAAAAAAAGAACAAATTATTTTATTTTTAAATAGAAGAGGATTTTCAACTTTTGTTTCTTGTAGAAGCTGTGGTTATGTTTTTAAATGTCCTAACTGCGAAATATCTTTAACATATCACAAAAATGGTTTATTAAACTGTCATTACTGTGGTTATACTAAAAGACAAGAAAAGTTATGCCCAAAATGTAAGAGTAAATATGTAAAGCATTTTGGAGCAGGTACAGAAAGAGTTGAAGAAGAGATAAAAAAATATTTTGCTAATGCTAAAATATTGAGAATGGATGTTGATACCACAAGAAATAAAAATTCTCATGAATATATTTATAATGCCTTTAAAAAGGGAGAGGCTGATATACTAATTGGAACTCAAATGGTGTCTAAAGGCTTAGATTTTAATAATGTAACCTTAGTTGGAATTTTAGCAGCAGATATGTCTTTAAATATACCTGACTATAGATCTTCAGAAAAAACCTATCAATTAATAACTCAAGTTTCAGGCAGAGCTGGTAGAGGAGATAAGGAAGGTAAAGTTATTGTACAGACCTATAATCCAGAGCATTATAGTATAGAATATGCTAAAAAATACGATTATGAGGGATTTTATAAAGAAGAATTTACAATGAGAGGTTTGATGAATTATCCGCCTTTTGCTAAAATATTATTAGTTAATGTTTCATCAAAGAATGAAAAAATACTAATAGATTTTATGAAAAAGTTAAAAGTGGAACTTTTTAAGATTACAGAGAAGTATTTGAATATTGAGATGCTTGGACCAGTGCCTTGTATTATATTAAAAATTAAAGAAAATTACAGATGGCAAATACTGTTAAAAGGTGATTTATCTTTAGAGTTTTGCAATAAAATAAAAGATAGAGTTTATCAATTAAATAAGAATGTATATAATGATATTAAAATTAGTTTGGATGTTAATCCAAATAGTTTAAGCTAG
- the coaBC gene encoding bifunctional phosphopantothenoylcysteine decarboxylase/phosphopantothenate--cysteine ligase CoaBC, translating into MNNKKCVCVGVTGGIAAYKALEVVSKLKKHNIDVNVIMTNSATKFVTPLSFQSLSQNMVVTDMFAEPKAFEIQHISLAKKADIFLIVPATANIIGKIANGIADDMLSTTIMATKSKVIFAPAMNTNMFQNKIVQDNIKKLEGYGYKFIQPTSGRLACGDTGEGKLADVDTIVNKVLEEINNLDTNKDLMGKKVLISAGPTIAPIDPVRYLTNRSTGKMGYAIAEEAARRGAEVILVSGPTNLEKPNCVKVINVLTNEEMKNVLLDYFNDSDIVIKAAAVADYKIKNYSIEKIKKTEEDLTLTFERDNDILKILGEKKTNQILVGFAAESNNIVENAKRKIKDKNLDYIVANDITSADTGFGSDNNKVIIISKDGEEIYLDKMSKKEVASRIFDIILRKR; encoded by the coding sequence ATGAACAATAAAAAATGTGTATGCGTAGGAGTAACTGGAGGAATAGCTGCTTATAAAGCTTTAGAAGTAGTAAGTAAGTTAAAAAAACATAATATAGATGTTAATGTTATTATGACAAACTCAGCTACAAAATTTGTTACACCCTTATCCTTTCAATCCCTTAGTCAAAATATGGTTGTAACAGATATGTTTGCAGAACCAAAGGCTTTTGAGATACAACATATATCATTAGCAAAAAAAGCAGATATTTTCTTAATAGTTCCTGCTACTGCAAACATTATTGGTAAGATTGCAAATGGTATTGCTGATGATATGTTATCAACAACAATAATGGCTACTAAGTCAAAAGTAATTTTTGCACCTGCTATGAATACTAATATGTTTCAAAATAAAATTGTTCAAGATAATATTAAAAAGCTAGAAGGATATGGATATAAGTTTATTCAACCAACAAGTGGAAGATTAGCTTGTGGTGATACCGGTGAAGGAAAGCTTGCAGATGTTGATACTATTGTAAATAAAGTATTAGAAGAGATAAATAATCTCGATACTAATAAAGATTTAATGGGGAAAAAGGTTTTAATTAGTGCTGGACCAACAATAGCACCTATTGATCCTGTAAGATATTTAACTAATAGATCTACAGGAAAAATGGGATATGCAATTGCTGAAGAAGCTGCGAGAAGAGGAGCTGAAGTAATTTTAGTTTCAGGTCCTACAAATTTAGAAAAACCAAATTGTGTTAAAGTTATAAATGTCCTTACTAATGAAGAAATGAAAAATGTGCTTTTAGACTATTTTAATGATAGTGATATAGTGATTAAAGCTGCTGCAGTAGCAGATTATAAAATAAAAAATTATAGTATTGAAAAAATTAAAAAGACTGAGGAAGATTTAACTCTGACTTTTGAAAGAGATAATGATATTTTGAAAATCTTAGGCGAGAAGAAAACTAATCAAATTTTAGTAGGATTTGCTGCAGAAAGTAATAATATAGTAGAAAATGCAAAAAGAAAGATTAAGGATAAAAATTTAGATTACATAGTAGCCAATGATATAACAAGTGCTGATACCGGATTTGGAAGTGATAATAATAAAGTTATAATTATTTCTAAGGATGGAGAAGAAATATATTTAGATAAGATGAGTAAAAAAGAAGTAGCATCAAGAATCTTTGATATTATATTAAGAAAGCGCTAA
- the rpoZ gene encoding DNA-directed RNA polymerase subunit omega codes for MNNSMINPSIMDLLKKVDDRYSLVIITSKRARQIIDGSKPYIDTKLKKALTISINEVNEGKIDYYILNNKDKKEVIESNEQ; via the coding sequence ATGAACAACTCTATGATTAATCCATCAATAATGGATTTATTAAAAAAAGTAGATGATAGATATTCACTAGTAATAATTACTTCTAAAAGAGCAAGACAAATAATAGATGGCAGCAAGCCTTATATTGATACAAAACTAAAGAAAGCTTTAACAATTTCAATTAATGAAGTTAATGAAGGTAAAATTGATTACTATATTCTAAATAATAAAGATAAAAAAGAGGTAATAGAATCAAATGAACAATAA
- the gmk gene encoding guanylate kinase, with protein sequence MSKNKGVLIVISGPSGAGKGTICKKLIEKNKNIYLSVSATTRSPREGEIDGVNYYFLTKEEFERKVKENGFIEYAEVHGNFYGTPRVNVNKMLEEGKDVILEIDIQGALQVKENFKEGVFIFILPPSMEELKRRIIKRGSETEESLMTRFKNAYKEINYVSKYNYAVVNDTLELAVSKVEAIIAAEKCRVDRIKDNTILESKEGLIHEQLYD encoded by the coding sequence ATGAGTAAGAATAAGGGAGTTCTAATAGTTATATCCGGACCTTCTGGTGCAGGAAAGGGAACCATATGTAAGAAGCTTATAGAAAAGAATAAAAATATATATTTATCAGTTTCTGCTACTACTAGAAGTCCAAGAGAAGGAGAAATTGATGGAGTTAACTATTATTTTTTAACAAAAGAAGAATTTGAAAGAAAAGTTAAGGAAAATGGTTTTATAGAATATGCTGAAGTTCATGGTAACTTCTATGGAACACCAAGAGTTAATGTAAATAAAATGTTAGAAGAAGGAAAAGATGTTATTTTAGAAATTGACATACAAGGAGCCTTACAAGTTAAAGAAAATTTTAAAGAAGGCGTATTTATTTTTATTCTTCCTCCATCAATGGAAGAATTAAAAAGGAGAATTATTAAAAGAGGCAGTGAAACAGAGGAATCTCTAATGACAAGATTTAAAAATGCATATAAAGAGATAAACTATGTTTCTAAATATAATTATGCTGTAGTTAACGATACTTTAGAGCTTGCTGTTTCTAAGGTGGAGGCTATTATAGCAGCAGAAAAATGCAGAGTTGATAGAATAAAAGATAATACAATTTTAGAATCTAAGGAGGGCTTAATTCATGAACAACTCTATGATTAA
- the remA gene encoding extracellular matrix/biofilm regulator RemA yields the protein MSIKLINIGFGNIVSANRLVAIVSPESAPIKRIIQEARDRGMLIDATYGRRTRAVIITDSDHIILSAVQPETVAHRLVDKDEVVDEVVE from the coding sequence ATGAGTATAAAATTAATTAATATTGGATTTGGTAATATAGTTTCTGCTAATAGGCTTGTAGCAATAGTTAGTCCAGAATCTGCTCCGATAAAAAGAATTATACAGGAAGCGAGAGATAGAGGTATGCTTATTGATGCAACCTATGGAAGAAGAACAAGAGCTGTAATAATTACAGATAGTGATCATATAATTTTATCAGCAGTTCAACCGGAAACTGTAGCTCATAGATTAGTTGATAAAGATGAAGTAGTAGATGAGGTTGTTGAATAA
- a CDS encoding YicC/YloC family endoribonuclease: MVKSMTSFGRASNDEGSKYLFSIEMKSVNSRYLDINIKLPKNLIPLEEQIRKLINEKLNRGKVDVYINQKSYSSGEGLARLNLNLAESYYKCLLEIEEKFNVKNDITVSHIARFTDVIEIVEEEDNIEKKFEFLKPLIEEALEKMEKMRVAEGEKLKDDILLKLKDIEIFVNNIEELADAIPVTYKSKLEARIKELLDKIDIDEARIAQEAAIIADKAAVDEEIIRLKSHIDQVRKTFKETEPIGRKLDFIIQEMNREANTIASKSTDINMTNYVINIKNLIEKIREQVQNIE; encoded by the coding sequence GTAAATATTTATTTTCTATTGAAATGAAAAGTGTTAATAGCAGATATTTAGATATTAATATTAAATTACCTAAAAATTTAATTCCATTAGAAGAGCAAATTAGAAAATTAATAAATGAAAAATTAAATAGGGGAAAAGTAGATGTTTATATTAATCAGAAATCCTATTCTAGTGGAGAAGGACTAGCAAGATTAAATCTAAATCTTGCAGAAAGCTATTACAAGTGTTTATTAGAAATAGAAGAAAAATTCAATGTAAAAAATGATATTACTGTTTCTCATATTGCTAGATTTACCGATGTAATAGAAATTGTTGAAGAAGAAGATAATATTGAGAAAAAATTTGAATTTTTAAAGCCTTTAATTGAAGAAGCTTTAGAAAAAATGGAAAAGATGAGAGTAGCAGAAGGAGAAAAATTAAAAGATGATATATTACTTAAATTAAAGGATATAGAAATCTTTGTTAACAATATTGAAGAATTAGCAGACGCAATACCAGTTACATATAAATCTAAATTAGAAGCTAGAATTAAAGAGCTTTTAGATAAAATTGATATTGATGAAGCTAGAATTGCACAAGAAGCTGCTATAATTGCAGATAAGGCTGCTGTAGATGAAGAAATTATTAGATTAAAGAGCCATATAGATCAAGTTAGAAAGACCTTTAAAGAAACAGAGCCAATAGGTAGAAAATTAGACTTTATAATTCAAGAAATGAACAGAGAAGCTAATACAATTGCTTCAAAGTCAACTGATATAAATATGACAAATTATGTCATTAATATAAAAAATTTAATAGAAAAAATTAGAGAACAAGTACAAAATATTGAATAA